Proteins encoded within one genomic window of Pseudalkalibacillus sp. SCS-8:
- a CDS encoding NAD(P)/FAD-dependent oxidoreductase — MSRPKIVILGAGYGGIMTATRLTKELGMNEAEITLVNKHNYHYQTTWLHEPAAGTLHHDRTRMAIKDVIDTNRINFVQDTVVSIDDANKTVKMENGELTYDYLVIGLGFESETFGIPGVKDYAFNIRSVDTVRKIREHIEYLFASYNNEDNPSEGMLNIVVAGAGFTGIEFIGEMADRIPELCAEFDVPREKVRLICAEAAPTVLPGFDEELVEYAVNLLERKGVEFKLGAPIKEVTEDSVILEEEEIKADTIVWTTGIRGNSIVENSGFETMRGRIKVEKDLRAPGKDHIFIVGDCALIINEEINRPYPPTAQIAIQQAFTVARNLKALINGGKLETFVPDIKGTVASLGKGEAIGKVGNKKLYGATAAAMKKIIDNRYLYLLGGIPLVVKKGKLKLF, encoded by the coding sequence ATGAGTAGACCAAAAATCGTCATTCTCGGCGCAGGTTATGGCGGAATTATGACTGCGACTCGTCTCACAAAAGAACTTGGGATGAACGAAGCAGAAATTACACTCGTCAACAAACATAACTATCACTATCAAACAACATGGCTTCATGAGCCGGCTGCAGGTACATTGCATCACGATCGTACACGCATGGCGATCAAGGATGTCATTGATACAAACCGAATCAACTTTGTTCAAGATACCGTCGTATCCATTGATGATGCAAATAAAACGGTCAAGATGGAAAATGGCGAACTAACCTATGACTATCTTGTCATCGGTCTTGGTTTCGAATCTGAAACATTCGGAATTCCTGGTGTTAAAGATTATGCGTTCAACATCCGCAGTGTTGATACGGTTCGTAAAATCCGTGAGCACATCGAGTATTTGTTCGCAAGCTACAACAATGAAGACAATCCTTCTGAAGGCATGCTGAACATCGTCGTTGCTGGTGCTGGATTTACAGGAATCGAATTCATTGGTGAAATGGCAGACCGAATTCCAGAGCTTTGTGCAGAATTTGACGTACCACGTGAAAAAGTACGCCTGATCTGTGCAGAAGCTGCTCCAACTGTTCTTCCTGGATTTGATGAAGAGCTTGTCGAGTATGCAGTGAATCTTCTTGAGCGTAAAGGCGTAGAGTTCAAGCTAGGCGCACCGATTAAAGAAGTTACTGAAGACAGTGTAATTCTTGAAGAGGAAGAAATTAAAGCGGACACAATCGTATGGACAACTGGTATCCGAGGAAACTCCATCGTAGAAAACTCCGGTTTTGAAACGATGCGTGGTCGAATCAAGGTTGAAAAGGATCTTCGCGCTCCAGGTAAGGATCATATCTTCATCGTCGGAGATTGTGCATTAATCATCAACGAAGAGATCAACCGTCCATACCCACCGACTGCTCAAATCGCGATCCAGCAAGCATTCACGGTCGCTCGCAACTTGAAAGCATTGATCAATGGTGGCAAGCTCGAAACATTTGTGCCAGACATTAAAGGTACCGTTGCATCCCTTGGTAAAGGTGAAGCGATCGGTAAAGTCGGAAATAAGAAACTTTATGGTGCAACAGCTGCAGCGATGAAGAAAATCATCGACAACCGTTACCTCTATCTACTAGGCGGAATCCCTCTTGTCGTGAAAAAAGGGAAGCTTAAATTATTCTAA
- a CDS encoding NAD(P)/FAD-dependent oxidoreductase produces MKKLVILGAGYGGMKILHGLLDSSDLPKDIQITLVDRLPYHCLKTEYYALAAGTVSDHHIRVQFPEDPRVIVKYGEVTDIDLKKKAIHFEKEDSIEYDDLIIGLGCEDKYHGVPGAPEHTLSIQTIDKSRETYQHLNNLPPKAVVGVVGGGLSGVELASELRESRPDLAIKLFDRGDTILSTFPKRLSNYVQKWFIEHGVEVVNNSNITKVEPKVLYNKDEPVACDAIVWTAGIQPNRIVRNLDVEKDDSGRVVLSPHHHLPDDPHVFVVGDCASLPHAPSAQLAEGQGDQIVEVLLKLWKDEPLGDLPKIKLKGVLGSLGKKHGFGMMKGTALTGRVPRLLKSGILWMYKYHSN; encoded by the coding sequence ATGAAAAAACTGGTCATATTAGGTGCTGGATACGGCGGAATGAAGATCCTTCATGGATTATTGGATTCTTCCGATCTTCCAAAGGACATCCAAATTACCTTAGTGGATCGCTTACCATACCATTGCTTGAAAACAGAGTACTATGCGCTTGCTGCCGGAACGGTTTCCGACCATCATATCCGCGTACAATTTCCTGAAGATCCACGGGTTATCGTGAAGTACGGCGAAGTGACGGATATCGACCTGAAGAAGAAAGCGATCCATTTTGAAAAAGAAGATTCCATCGAGTATGACGATCTCATCATCGGTTTAGGCTGTGAGGACAAATACCATGGTGTACCAGGTGCTCCTGAGCATACATTGAGCATCCAAACGATTGATAAGTCACGTGAGACCTATCAACACCTTAACAATTTGCCTCCTAAAGCAGTCGTAGGAGTTGTCGGTGGAGGCTTAAGCGGAGTTGAACTGGCCAGTGAACTCCGTGAAAGCAGACCAGATCTCGCCATCAAGTTATTTGATCGAGGGGACACAATCCTTTCAACATTCCCGAAACGATTAAGCAACTATGTACAAAAGTGGTTTATCGAACACGGTGTTGAAGTCGTCAACAATTCTAATATTACGAAAGTAGAGCCGAAAGTCCTTTATAACAAGGATGAGCCGGTTGCATGCGATGCAATCGTCTGGACGGCAGGTATCCAGCCAAACCGGATCGTACGTAACCTTGATGTCGAAAAGGATGATTCAGGACGTGTTGTTCTCTCCCCGCACCATCATCTTCCGGATGATCCACACGTTTTCGTGGTTGGGGATTGTGCAAGCCTCCCTCACGCGCCAAGTGCACAGTTAGCAGAGGGACAAGGTGATCAAATCGTCGAGGTCCTGCTAAAGCTTTGGAAGGATGAGCCTCTAGGTGACCTGCCAAAGATCAAGCTGAAAGGTGTGCTAGGATCTCTCGGGAAAAAGCACGGCTTTGGTATGATGAAAGGAACGGCCTTGACTGGACGTGTTCCCCGCTTATTGAAATCAGGCATCCTATGGATGTACAAATATCATTCAAACTAA
- a CDS encoding aspartyl-phosphate phosphatase Spo0E family protein — MKTSKTTLFKKYNEQIECLRTEMIRTARVLGLNHPKVLYYSQEIDRRHNDLLRLKEEV, encoded by the coding sequence ATGAAGACATCCAAAACAACCCTTTTCAAAAAGTACAATGAGCAAATCGAATGTCTGCGTACTGAAATGATCAGGACCGCTCGTGTGTTAGGATTAAATCATCCGAAAGTGTTATATTACAGCCAGGAGATCGATCGACGGCATAATGACCTTCTCCGGCTAAAGGAAGAAGTTTAG
- a CDS encoding NupC/NupG family nucleoside CNT transporter gives MQQYIWGIGGIITILLIAFLVSNNKKSISLRTVLGGLAIQLGFALIVLKWEAGKAALKQASMIVQNIVNYANEGIQFLFGGLVAEDSGIGFIFAFQVLTIIIFFSSLIAVLYYLGIMQWVIRLIGGAISKLLGTSKAESLSATANIFVGQTEAPLVIRPYLAKMTQSELFAVMVGGLASVAGSVLIGYSLLGVPLEYLLAASFMAAPAGLVMAKIILPETEVSETTDEIKMEKDADTVNVIDAAARGASDGLKLALNVGAMLLAFIALIAMLNGLLGWIGGWFGYDALSLELILGYIFAPLAFIVGVPWDEAVRAGNFIGQKLVLNEFVAYSTFAPEIPELKDKTVAVVSFALCGFANLSSLAILLGGLGGIAPSRRNDIAKLGVKAIIAGSLANLLSAAIAGMLI, from the coding sequence ATGCAACAATACATTTGGGGGATCGGTGGTATAATCACCATTCTGCTGATTGCCTTTCTTGTATCGAACAATAAGAAAAGTATTAGTTTAAGAACCGTTTTAGGTGGTCTCGCGATCCAACTTGGATTCGCATTGATCGTTCTTAAATGGGAAGCTGGTAAAGCCGCATTGAAACAAGCATCAATGATCGTACAAAACATCGTCAACTACGCAAACGAAGGGATTCAATTCCTATTCGGTGGATTGGTTGCAGAAGATAGCGGAATCGGATTTATTTTCGCATTCCAAGTACTTACGATCATCATCTTCTTCTCATCTTTAATCGCAGTATTGTACTACCTTGGAATTATGCAATGGGTTATCCGTTTGATTGGTGGAGCGATCTCTAAGCTTCTTGGAACAAGTAAAGCTGAGTCACTTTCCGCTACAGCAAACATTTTCGTAGGACAAACAGAAGCACCACTCGTCATTCGTCCTTATCTTGCAAAAATGACGCAATCAGAGCTTTTCGCCGTCATGGTCGGGGGACTTGCATCCGTTGCCGGTTCCGTATTGATCGGGTACAGCTTGCTCGGTGTACCGCTTGAGTACCTATTAGCAGCAAGCTTCATGGCTGCACCAGCAGGACTTGTTATGGCAAAAATCATCTTGCCTGAAACAGAAGTATCTGAAACAACAGACGAAATCAAAATGGAAAAAGATGCAGATACAGTCAACGTAATCGATGCTGCTGCTCGCGGGGCATCTGATGGATTGAAGCTTGCATTGAACGTTGGTGCAATGTTGCTTGCCTTCATCGCATTGATCGCAATGTTGAACGGACTTCTTGGATGGATCGGTGGATGGTTCGGATACGATGCACTTTCTCTAGAACTGATCCTTGGTTATATCTTCGCACCACTTGCATTCATCGTTGGTGTACCTTGGGATGAAGCAGTGCGCGCTGGTAACTTTATCGGTCAAAAACTTGTCTTGAACGAATTCGTAGCGTATTCTACATTCGCACCTGAAATTCCTGAACTGAAGGATAAGACAGTTGCAGTTGTCAGTTTCGCACTTTGTGGTTTCGCGAACCTATCTTCACTTGCAATCCTTCTTGGAGGACTTGGTGGAATTGCACCAAGCCGTCGTAACGACATTGCAAAACTAGGTGTAAAAGCGATCATCGCTGGATCCCTTGCAAACCTACTAAGTGCAGCAATCGCAGGTATGTTGATCTAA
- a CDS encoding YuzB family protein: MRPIIEFCVSNLANGSQRAREVLERDPNLDVIEYGCLGNCGQCFRSPYALVNGEYVPGETPDELVDNIYQYLEENPMF; the protein is encoded by the coding sequence ATGAGGCCAATCATCGAATTTTGTGTCAGTAACTTGGCAAACGGATCTCAACGCGCACGAGAAGTCCTTGAACGTGATCCGAATTTAGATGTAATTGAATACGGTTGTCTTGGAAATTGCGGGCAATGCTTCCGATCTCCTTATGCTTTGGTAAACGGAGAGTATGTACCAGGGGAAACGCCCGATGAACTTGTCGACAACATTTATCAATATTTAGAAGAAAACCCGATGTTTTAA
- the erpA gene encoding iron-sulfur cluster insertion protein ErpA: protein MKGVILLIIITESAANQIKQMMAAEEEENLYLRVGVKGGGCSGLSYGMGFDTEVQDSDTKYDQHGINVVVDSDSVKILDGVTIDYKQNMMGGGFTIDNPNAIASCGCGSSFKTATNAGTPEEC, encoded by the coding sequence ATGAAAGGAGTGATCTTGTTGATTATTATCACAGAATCTGCTGCAAATCAGATTAAACAAATGATGGCTGCTGAAGAAGAGGAAAACCTTTATCTTCGTGTAGGAGTAAAAGGCGGAGGCTGCAGTGGTCTTTCATATGGAATGGGCTTTGATACAGAGGTCCAGGATAGTGATACGAAATATGATCAACACGGCATCAATGTCGTTGTAGATTCTGACAGTGTGAAAATTCTCGACGGTGTAACGATTGATTATAAACAGAATATGATGGGCGGAGGCTTCACGATCGACAATCCGAACGCCATCGCATCATGCGGTTGCGGTTCTTCGTTCAAGACAGCGACGAACGCTGGTACGCCTGAAGAGTGCTGA
- a CDS encoding NAD(P)/FAD-dependent oxidoreductase yields the protein MTEHQDVYDVTIIGGGPTGLFTAFYGGMRQLKVKIIESMPQLGGQLAALYPEKYIYDVAGFPKVLAQDLVNNLKEQAFQFNPSVALEQSVQEVERTEDNIFKLKTDKETHYSKTVIITAGVGAFQPRRLEHDNAKSFEGKNLHYFVNDINAFAGQKVVVCGGGDSAVDWANMLEPIAKEVTLTHRRDKFRAHEHSVEQLMNSNVQIKTPFQVKEIIGDENGVKKVVLQESKGEKEEVIECDSMIVNYGFISSLGPIKEWGLDIQKNSIVVNSRMETNVPGIYAAGDVCTYEGKVKLIATGFGEAPTAINNAKAYIDPKAKVQPMHSTSLF from the coding sequence ATGACCGAGCATCAAGATGTCTACGACGTTACGATCATAGGTGGAGGACCGACTGGGTTGTTCACCGCATTTTATGGAGGCATGAGACAGCTAAAGGTAAAAATCATCGAAAGTATGCCTCAATTAGGAGGTCAATTAGCGGCTCTCTATCCTGAAAAATACATATACGATGTGGCAGGATTCCCTAAAGTTCTCGCACAAGACCTTGTCAACAATTTGAAAGAACAAGCTTTCCAATTCAATCCATCTGTTGCGCTTGAACAATCCGTCCAGGAAGTTGAAAGAACGGAAGACAACATTTTCAAATTAAAGACGGATAAAGAGACGCATTATTCGAAGACCGTCATCATCACAGCAGGTGTCGGCGCTTTCCAACCGAGACGATTGGAGCATGATAATGCGAAAAGCTTTGAAGGGAAAAATCTGCATTACTTCGTAAATGATATCAATGCCTTCGCTGGTCAGAAGGTCGTCGTATGTGGTGGTGGAGATTCCGCTGTCGACTGGGCGAACATGCTGGAGCCGATTGCAAAGGAAGTCACACTCACGCACCGTCGTGATAAATTCCGTGCCCACGAGCACAGCGTCGAGCAATTGATGAATTCAAACGTGCAAATCAAAACACCGTTCCAAGTGAAAGAAATCATTGGCGATGAAAATGGTGTGAAGAAAGTAGTCCTTCAAGAATCCAAAGGGGAAAAAGAAGAAGTCATTGAATGTGATTCCATGATCGTCAATTATGGATTTATTTCCTCTCTTGGACCAATCAAAGAATGGGGACTTGATATCCAGAAGAATTCAATCGTTGTTAACTCCCGTATGGAAACGAACGTCCCTGGTATCTATGCTGCAGGGGATGTGTGTACGTACGAAGGGAAAGTCAAATTGATTGCAACTGGATTTGGCGAAGCACCAACGGCGATCAACAATGCAAAAGCATACATCGATCCGAAAGCAAAAGTACAACCGATGCACAGTACAAGCTTGTTTTAA
- the dapF gene encoding diaminopimelate epimerase, which translates to MNQFTFTKMHGLGNNYIYVNTFREHLSEEALSSIAIAVSNPYTGIGSDGLILIGDSDVADVSMRIFNNDGSEAKNCGNGLRCVAKYVYEHEIVTKEQFSIETLGGVVQAHVHPEDGRVNNVTINMGEPRLKRSDLPMINENDPHGLIKDEELLFNGETFKMTGVSMGNPHAVFFVENIETAPVRTMGPVLEKDRRFPEGVNVEFVEVVGHKEMHFRVWERGSGVTQACGTGACAAVVAAVLTGKADRDEEVTVHLAGGDLFITWTSSGEVMMTGPAVTICEGTYYYEDEGFNK; encoded by the coding sequence ATGAACCAATTTACTTTTACCAAAATGCACGGGCTAGGCAATAACTACATTTATGTGAATACGTTTCGAGAACACTTATCAGAGGAAGCCTTATCCTCTATTGCGATCGCTGTTTCCAATCCATATACAGGCATAGGATCAGATGGTTTGATCTTGATTGGAGATTCTGATGTAGCGGATGTTTCCATGCGGATTTTCAATAACGACGGCTCCGAAGCGAAAAATTGCGGAAATGGCTTACGATGTGTCGCAAAATATGTGTACGAGCATGAGATTGTCACGAAGGAACAATTCTCAATCGAAACATTAGGAGGCGTTGTGCAGGCGCATGTTCACCCTGAAGATGGACGTGTGAACAATGTGACGATTAATATGGGGGAGCCAAGACTGAAGCGCTCAGATCTTCCTATGATAAATGAGAACGATCCACATGGCTTGATTAAGGACGAAGAGCTTCTTTTTAATGGGGAAACCTTTAAAATGACTGGTGTATCGATGGGAAATCCTCATGCCGTCTTTTTTGTGGAAAATATTGAAACGGCTCCTGTACGTACAATGGGCCCTGTTTTAGAAAAAGACCGAAGATTTCCAGAAGGGGTTAATGTTGAATTTGTCGAAGTGGTAGGTCATAAGGAAATGCATTTTCGTGTCTGGGAACGTGGCTCTGGTGTCACGCAAGCATGCGGGACTGGGGCATGTGCAGCTGTTGTCGCAGCTGTCTTAACAGGAAAAGCTGATCGTGATGAAGAAGTGACTGTTCATTTAGCTGGTGGTGATTTATTCATTACGTGGACATCGTCAGGTGAAGTCATGATGACTGGTCCGGCCGTCACCATTTGTGAAGGTACGTACTATTATGAAGATGAAGGATTCAATAAGTAG